The proteins below come from a single Candidatus Eremiobacterota bacterium genomic window:
- a CDS encoding tetratricopeptide repeat protein has product MARHKKSVSILLPFLIFLSLLTPGALAQKAEDSRKLLDQGQSLLNGSRFKEALVIFREGLRLCEAQQDSQGMVTFIIRTGYACSSLGDYRAALENFEKALKLAREIGERKGEREAMGALGMIYSLQGDYAKALDYDEKALEIARGMGDREGQKVLFNNLGEIYWNLRLLQKARDHYEKALGMAREMADRRSEGTILANIGVIYSYRGEYQKALECFEKSLACSGALGDKGMQAAALSHLGQVYYRLGDIQKALDQYEKSLAMAREIGSKRGQVSCAMKMGQLHASQGNYRKALDQYEKSLAMAREMGDRRSEAEALSSIAALYYKLGDYGNAQQNCVKGLQIARELGDKNTQALLLGSMGDMAGVQGDSDKAMENYQKALKLALESRNKRIEALMDKSIGGVFQGRGEYGKAREYYQKFLEIAGAMGDNRNMAVALTCLGSLHEKQGDYDNARECYGKALQIAQKSGYRNYEAVVLNNMGVLSGTLGEYQKALQYHQSSLKIREEIGEKSGLGISLNNMGTIYLCLGDYEKARALFVKSLMIAKELGDKKGLQVAFNNMGETCRHQGDWVKAAECYLESLRLAREMGDKDGQMTSSNNLAIIYYTGEDYGKALEHYEKALKSARELGDKSMEAQITHNIGALYGRQGGYRKAMEYYRTSLQLARELGEAESLSLVLGSLGLTCEMMNQDDQAVEYLMEAVKGWESLRRSLGTEEHRVWYVQNKLVYYEKLIELLLKKGRPEDAWHCLESAKARAFLDMLGTHKIDYRAKGSPGLLAQEKEIERMICSLRSLMEQVEDQTKLKQMAESMGKLQMLYEGVLEELKSSNPEYASLRSVQVSSLHDIQSLLGEQSVLLEYCLGNKSSLFILQKDKLTAMEIPFTEKQIKEEITRLRESIALRRNCDEKLKKLSGMLLPPAALEKMRSAKELIIVPHKTLHYLPFCLLVDEKGESLIRNHSLLTEPSASVWKLCHEKKSPPGAFLAAYALGSTQMQFSDSKEESTPGTVLSSRDTLRSRLAPLPSTEEEVKEIARQYPENTVLTGREMTARKVRETVGTGTLVHFATHGILDSGHPLFSGLVLHDGILSMTDIFSLEMKADLVVLSACNTGIGSMSGGDEIIGIARAFMYAGAPTVIASLWSVSDQSTAELMKEFYRSLKEGKSRADALREAQLKVMTEYPHPFHWAPFIVIGK; this is encoded by the coding sequence ATGGCGCGCCATAAGAAATCTGTTTCTATCCTGCTTCCATTCCTGATATTTCTCTCTCTCCTCACGCCAGGCGCCCTTGCTCAGAAGGCGGAAGACAGCAGAAAGCTGCTGGATCAGGGGCAGAGCCTGCTCAATGGCAGCAGGTTCAAAGAGGCCCTGGTGATTTTCAGAGAGGGGCTCAGACTATGCGAAGCACAGCAGGACAGCCAGGGCATGGTTACTTTCATTATCAGGACAGGCTATGCCTGCTCAAGCCTGGGAGATTACCGCGCTGCACTGGAGAATTTTGAGAAGGCCCTGAAGCTTGCCCGGGAGATCGGAGAGAGAAAAGGCGAGCGGGAAGCCATGGGAGCCCTTGGCATGATCTATTCCCTCCAGGGAGACTATGCAAAAGCCCTGGACTATGATGAAAAGGCGCTCGAGATAGCCCGGGGGATGGGAGACAGAGAGGGCCAGAAAGTGCTTTTCAACAACCTGGGTGAGATTTACTGGAATCTGAGGCTTCTTCAGAAGGCCCGGGACCATTATGAAAAGGCCCTCGGGATGGCCCGGGAGATGGCAGACCGAAGGAGCGAGGGAACTATACTCGCCAATATCGGCGTCATTTACTCCTATCGTGGAGAGTATCAGAAGGCGCTGGAGTGCTTTGAAAAATCTCTTGCCTGCTCAGGGGCTCTCGGAGATAAAGGCATGCAGGCAGCCGCCCTCAGCCATCTGGGCCAGGTCTATTACCGCCTGGGAGATATCCAAAAAGCCCTTGATCAGTATGAAAAGTCACTTGCGATGGCCCGGGAGATTGGAAGCAAGCGGGGCCAGGTTTCCTGCGCCATGAAGATGGGCCAGCTCCACGCCAGTCAGGGGAATTACAGGAAAGCCCTTGATCAGTATGAAAAATCACTTGCGATGGCCCGTGAGATGGGAGACAGGCGAAGCGAGGCCGAGGCGCTCAGCAGCATCGCGGCACTTTATTATAAACTGGGAGATTACGGGAATGCTCAGCAGAATTGCGTAAAAGGCCTCCAGATAGCCCGGGAGCTGGGCGACAAAAACACCCAGGCGCTGCTGCTGGGATCCATGGGTGATATGGCTGGTGTCCAGGGAGACAGCGATAAAGCGATGGAGAATTACCAGAAAGCCCTGAAGCTGGCCCTGGAGTCCCGCAACAAGAGGATTGAGGCATTGATGGACAAAAGCATCGGCGGCGTTTTTCAAGGCCGCGGAGAGTACGGGAAGGCCCGGGAATATTATCAGAAATTTCTCGAAATCGCCGGGGCAATGGGAGATAACCGCAATATGGCAGTGGCCCTCACCTGCCTTGGCTCCCTTCATGAAAAACAGGGAGACTATGACAATGCCCGGGAGTGCTATGGAAAAGCGCTGCAGATTGCACAAAAGTCAGGCTACCGGAACTATGAGGCGGTGGTCCTCAACAATATGGGGGTGCTCTCAGGCACCCTCGGAGAATACCAGAAAGCGCTCCAGTACCATCAGAGCTCACTCAAAATCAGGGAAGAGATCGGGGAAAAGAGCGGCCTGGGAATCTCTCTCAACAATATGGGGACCATTTATCTGTGTCTCGGAGATTACGAGAAAGCGCGGGCGCTCTTTGTGAAATCGCTGATGATTGCAAAGGAGCTGGGCGATAAAAAAGGACTCCAGGTGGCGTTCAACAATATGGGTGAGACCTGTCGTCATCAAGGTGACTGGGTGAAAGCTGCTGAGTGTTACCTGGAATCTCTGCGGCTTGCCCGGGAGATGGGTGATAAAGACGGGCAGATGACGAGCTCCAATAATCTGGCCATCATTTATTACACCGGGGAAGATTACGGCAAGGCTCTGGAGCACTATGAGAAGGCTCTGAAGTCTGCCCGCGAGCTGGGCGATAAGAGCATGGAGGCTCAGATAACCCACAATATCGGTGCCCTTTATGGACGTCAAGGCGGGTACCGGAAGGCCATGGAATACTACCGCACTTCGCTGCAGCTTGCCCGGGAGCTTGGCGAGGCGGAGTCACTCTCCCTTGTTCTCGGGTCCCTGGGCCTGACCTGTGAGATGATGAACCAGGATGACCAGGCCGTAGAATACCTCATGGAAGCGGTGAAAGGATGGGAATCTCTGCGCAGAAGCCTTGGAACGGAAGAGCACAGGGTCTGGTATGTGCAGAACAAGCTGGTTTATTATGAGAAGCTCATAGAGCTGCTGCTGAAAAAAGGGCGCCCCGAAGATGCCTGGCACTGTCTGGAGAGCGCCAAGGCACGGGCCTTTCTGGATATGCTGGGAACTCATAAGATCGATTACCGGGCCAAGGGCTCTCCCGGGTTGCTTGCACAGGAGAAGGAGATCGAGAGAATGATCTGCTCCCTGAGAAGCCTCATGGAGCAGGTAGAAGACCAGACAAAGCTGAAACAGATGGCCGAAAGCATGGGCAAGCTGCAGATGCTCTATGAAGGGGTCCTGGAAGAGCTTAAATCATCGAATCCCGAATACGCATCTCTGCGATCCGTGCAGGTTTCCTCTCTTCACGACATCCAGTCCTTGCTTGGAGAGCAATCTGTCCTGCTGGAATACTGCCTGGGCAACAAAAGCTCCCTTTTCATACTGCAGAAGGACAAATTGACGGCAATGGAGATTCCCTTTACGGAAAAACAGATAAAAGAAGAAATAACAAGGCTGAGAGAAAGCATTGCCTTGAGAAGAAACTGTGATGAAAAATTGAAGAAGCTTTCAGGGATGCTCCTTCCGCCTGCCGCACTTGAAAAAATGAGAAGTGCAAAGGAGCTCATCATTGTGCCGCATAAAACTCTGCATTACCTTCCCTTCTGTCTTCTGGTCGATGAAAAGGGAGAGAGCCTGATCAGAAATCACTCCCTTCTCACCGAGCCGTCAGCATCAGTGTGGAAGCTCTGTCACGAAAAAAAGAGCCCCCCGGGAGCCTTTCTTGCAGCCTATGCTCTCGGCTCGACGCAGATGCAATTTTCTGACAGCAAAGAAGAAAGCACCCCTGGAACAGTGCTGTCTTCCCGGGATACTCTTCGAAGCCGGCTTGCTCCGCTGCCGTCAACTGAGGAAGAAGTAAAGGAGATAGCGCGCCAGTATCCTGAAAACACCGTTCTGACAGGCAGGGAGATGACCGCCAGGAAAGTCAGGGAAACGGTGGGCACCGGCACTCTGGTCCATTTTGCCACTCACGGGATCCTTGACAGCGGGCACCCTCTCTTTTCCGGACTTGTCCTCCATGATGGAATCCTGTCTATGACAGATATCTTCAGCCTGGAAATGAAGGCAGACCTTGTAGTGCTCTCTGCCTGCAATACAGGGATCGGCAGTATGTCAGGCGGAGACGAGATCATAGGAATCGCAAGAGCTTTCATGTATGCAGGAGCTCCCACAGTGATTGCCTCCCTGTGGAGCGTCTCCGATCAATCAACAGCAGAGCTGATGAAGGAGTTCTACCGATCCCTGAAGGAGGGAAAATCAAGAGCGGATGCTCTTCGAGAGGCTCAGCTGAAAGTAATGACGGAGTATCCTCACCCCTTTCACTGGGCTCCCTTCATAGTAATTGGAAAGTAA
- a CDS encoding type II toxin-antitoxin system VapC family toxin has product MKRLFLDSSALAKRYVKESGTERVLALLSNADEVLLSVLAVPELISAFNRLRREKKISHGQYLSLKNSLAADIPQATLIDISTAVIECAVRSLEEAPLRTLDALHIGSAIISSADLFVSADARQCESAEAMHLKVEHVGEQA; this is encoded by the coding sequence ATGAAGAGGCTTTTTCTTGATTCTTCGGCGCTGGCAAAACGGTACGTAAAGGAATCAGGCACGGAAAGGGTCCTGGCTCTTTTGAGCAATGCCGACGAGGTTCTCCTCTCGGTGCTGGCGGTGCCGGAGCTTATTTCCGCCTTCAACCGCCTGCGCAGGGAAAAAAAGATCTCCCACGGGCAATACCTCTCTCTTAAGAACAGCCTGGCAGCAGATATTCCCCAGGCAACGTTGATTGACATAAGCACCGCGGTGATTGAATGCGCGGTGCGCTCCCTGGAAGAAGCTCCCCTCAGGACTCTTGACGCCCTCCACATAGGCTCTGCAATCATCTCTTCGGCAGATCTTTTCGTTTCCGCTGATGCGCGCCAGTGTGAGTCAGCTGAGGCCATGCACCTGAAAGTGGAACATGTGGGGGAGCAAGCGTGA
- a CDS encoding DUF433 domain-containing protein: protein MKELDRITIDPEICLGQPIIRGMRVTVSAIIRQFASGMTKQEILEAYPELEEEDIVQALHYAAWLSSERTKYMPMKGLKSA from the coding sequence ATGAAAGAGCTCGACAGGATTACCATTGATCCGGAAATATGCCTCGGTCAGCCGATAATCCGGGGAATGAGGGTGACAGTTTCCGCCATTATAAGACAATTCGCAAGTGGAATGACAAAGCAGGAAATTCTTGAGGCTTATCCTGAGCTTGAAGAGGAGGACATTGTTCAGGCACTGCATTATGCAGCCTGGCTTTCTTCAGAGAGAACAAAGTACATGCCGATGAAAGGGCTGAAAAGTGCCTAA
- a CDS encoding copper amine oxidase N-terminal domain-containing protein translates to MKKLWILLPVTLLLILIMLCPVMAQGIRVFINNRIISFDQPPVMINGNVMVPMRGVFEELGADVKWRSATQTITAVKDSTEIIIQIGSNFASVNGNSQQLSAPAAMVRGRTLVPLRFISEALGADVEWQAASRTVMISSTAGSAEPQYPSSQQYTPPQTQSSQGPKISSVTHNASGPIQPGSVITVTLAGDSGGTATFDIAGISVNNLMNETSQGIYSGSFRIPESAGNIRNASIFGRLTRNGRETMLQAQSGVGIDAKYVKIMKVLPDENSTIKTNRPNILIVLESTGSSSLQSSSVNLMINNQRVGYPTVSNELVSYAVPFDLPQGQTSIAFSATDTSGNPVSKTWYFNVQTMDRIQSITHSATAPLAVGEVLQVRMQGDPGGTAAYSIGTYRTNNAMAETSSGVYMGNYQIQQGDIFQNAPVTGYLTLPGHSTISLNTTTSVSVRSSQLGLQITSPQSGSTVDKNFTISGQTSPYAKVSLNVSVYMGVLGIGMDNKLMESQVQANEAGNFQYAISDWFPVNGGSYTITGVAQDAQGLQSSIVTLKVNRR, encoded by the coding sequence ATGAAGAAACTATGGATTTTACTGCCAGTCACTCTACTGCTCATTCTTATTATGCTCTGTCCCGTCATGGCGCAGGGAATAAGAGTCTTTATCAACAACAGGATAATTTCCTTCGATCAGCCGCCGGTGATGATCAATGGAAATGTAATGGTGCCTATGAGAGGAGTCTTCGAAGAGCTCGGGGCTGATGTGAAGTGGAGGTCAGCAACACAGACCATCACTGCCGTAAAAGATTCCACCGAGATCATCATCCAGATAGGCTCAAATTTTGCATCGGTAAATGGAAACTCACAGCAGCTGAGCGCCCCGGCGGCCATGGTGCGGGGAAGAACATTAGTGCCCCTGAGGTTCATAAGCGAAGCTCTCGGGGCGGACGTGGAGTGGCAGGCCGCCTCCAGAACGGTGATGATAAGCTCAACAGCCGGCAGCGCTGAACCGCAGTATCCGTCTTCCCAGCAGTATACGCCTCCCCAGACGCAATCGTCACAGGGGCCGAAGATATCGAGCGTGACTCATAATGCCTCGGGACCGATCCAGCCGGGGAGTGTCATCACGGTCACTCTCGCCGGGGATTCCGGCGGCACGGCAACCTTTGATATCGCGGGTATTTCGGTGAACAACCTGATGAATGAGACCTCGCAGGGAATATATTCAGGCAGCTTCAGAATTCCTGAGTCTGCAGGAAATATCCGGAATGCCTCCATCTTTGGAAGGCTCACCCGGAACGGCCGCGAAACCATGCTTCAGGCGCAGTCGGGGGTGGGAATTGATGCGAAGTACGTGAAAATCATGAAAGTCCTTCCTGATGAAAACAGCACGATAAAGACAAACCGCCCGAATATCCTCATTGTGCTCGAGTCCACAGGGAGCTCATCTCTCCAGAGCTCATCAGTGAATCTCATGATCAACAATCAACGCGTCGGGTACCCCACCGTAAGCAATGAGCTCGTGTCTTATGCGGTGCCCTTTGACCTGCCGCAGGGGCAGACCTCGATAGCCTTCTCGGCTACCGACACTTCAGGGAATCCTGTAAGTAAGACCTGGTATTTCAACGTGCAGACCATGGACAGGATACAATCAATCACGCACAGCGCGACTGCGCCTCTTGCAGTCGGAGAAGTGCTGCAGGTCAGGATGCAGGGCGACCCTGGAGGAACAGCAGCATATAGCATAGGCACCTACCGCACGAACAATGCAATGGCTGAGACGTCATCGGGAGTATATATGGGCAACTATCAGATTCAGCAGGGTGATATCTTTCAAAACGCTCCCGTGACAGGATATCTCACGCTGCCCGGCCATTCCACCATATCACTCAATACCACCACGTCCGTTTCGGTGAGATCAAGCCAGCTCGGGCTTCAGATTACCTCTCCGCAGTCAGGATCAACGGTTGACAAGAATTTTACAATCTCCGGCCAGACCAGTCCCTATGCAAAGGTCTCTCTTAATGTAAGCGTCTACATGGGGGTTTTGGGTATCGGCATGGACAACAAGCTCATGGAATCCCAGGTTCAGGCGAACGAGGCAGGAAACTTTCAATACGCGATAAGCGACTGGTTTCCTGTGAATGGCGGATCGTACACGATCACAGGAGTGGCTCAGGATGCCCAGGGGCTGCAGTCCTCAATAGTGACATTGAAGGTGAACAGGAGATAA
- a CDS encoding GlsB/YeaQ/YmgE family stress response membrane protein has protein sequence MDLLIRIIIAFITGSIGAGLAGGGGSRLGCLGAIFIGFLGSYVGSFVAAKLHLPVIFALQVGGHAYPIIWAIGGAIICVALLNLITRRR, from the coding sequence ATGGATCTATTGATACGTATCATCATAGCGTTTATCACCGGCTCAATAGGAGCCGGCCTTGCAGGCGGAGGCGGCTCCAGGCTTGGATGCCTTGGAGCAATATTCATCGGATTTCTCGGCAGTTATGTGGGAAGCTTTGTTGCGGCAAAATTACACCTCCCTGTCATTTTTGCCCTTCAGGTGGGAGGTCATGCCTATCCCATAATCTGGGCCATCGGAGGGGCGATTATATGCGTAGCCCTGCTCAACCTCATAACGAGAAGAAGATAA
- a CDS encoding hybrid sensor histidine kinase/response regulator has product MKRIVVIDDEEASRETVMRILKSEGYTVETAENGWEGLLAIRAHYPGLIICDIAMPIMDGYEVLRELRSDPLTATIPFIFFTAQEMMSSARHDMALGADDYLTKPFTADELLKAIAFQETKQNALMKKFQEKIDHLQSYVTRSLPHELRTPLSGIMGASSLIRDSHKSLSEDELKTMIELIYTSAERLNRFIQNYLQFAQLAITAQNPVRLEALRKSRSELLRGKGIPSEAVISRTASEIAQEAARERDLNLVLSAAAIEILEEDLSKIVKELVDNAFKYSRTGTPVHVKSVSENNRFVLSVTDHGRGMTAGQIARIGAYMQFERDTYEQQGVGLGLEIARCLIETYEGELNIESIPGQETTVHLSLVIM; this is encoded by the coding sequence GTGAAGCGCATTGTGGTCATTGATGATGAAGAAGCCTCAAGGGAAACCGTCATGAGGATACTCAAATCCGAGGGATACACCGTTGAGACCGCGGAAAATGGCTGGGAAGGCCTGCTCGCGATACGGGCTCACTACCCCGGCCTGATTATCTGCGACATTGCAATGCCCATTATGGACGGCTACGAGGTGCTGAGAGAGCTGCGAAGCGATCCCCTCACGGCTACGATCCCCTTTATTTTTTTTACTGCGCAGGAGATGATGTCCAGTGCGCGCCATGATATGGCATTAGGAGCCGACGACTACCTTACCAAGCCTTTCACCGCTGATGAGCTGCTCAAAGCGATTGCCTTTCAGGAAACGAAACAGAATGCCCTGATGAAAAAGTTCCAGGAAAAAATTGATCACCTGCAGAGCTATGTCACCCGCTCCCTGCCCCATGAGCTGCGGACGCCCCTTTCGGGGATTATGGGTGCTTCGAGTCTCATCAGAGACAGTCATAAATCGCTCAGCGAGGATGAGCTCAAAACCATGATAGAGCTCATCTATACCTCTGCGGAGCGGCTTAACAGGTTTATACAGAATTACCTGCAGTTCGCCCAGCTTGCGATAACGGCACAGAACCCGGTAAGGCTTGAAGCGCTCCGCAAAAGCCGCAGTGAGCTGCTCAGAGGGAAAGGCATTCCTTCGGAAGCCGTTATCTCACGCACTGCATCGGAGATCGCGCAGGAGGCGGCCAGGGAGAGAGACTTGAATCTTGTGCTTTCCGCGGCAGCCATTGAGATTCTGGAAGAGGATCTCAGCAAGATTGTCAAGGAACTGGTGGATAACGCCTTCAAATACTCCAGGACGGGAACTCCCGTCCATGTGAAAAGTGTTTCCGAAAACAACAGATTCGTACTTTCTGTCACTGACCACGGGCGCGGCATGACCGCGGGACAGATCGCACGCATCGGCGCCTATATGCAGTTCGAGCGGGATACTTACGAGCAGCAGGGAGTGGGACTGGGTCTTGAAATTGCGAGGTGCCTGATCGAAACCTACGAGGGAGAATTGAATATCGAGAGCATACCCGGCCAGGAGACCACAGTCCATCTTTCACTGGTGATCATGTAG
- a CDS encoding DUF6263 family protein has translation MKLSNEMSLGEKKLRISMDMMMEGLMKVKEISKEGVASFDMSFTRITMNCTEPSPVSFDSDNDADMKNPQFTSLSLITGKDIPVKVTDRGEVKEIDMQVFYKALESGIDTAMKDKLRENIEYMTKSSFIQLCRDPVKAGDTYDAGVIVQPLAKIGEISTSVSYRILSVSGDKKQAVIKPICRSSLKVASSGPVKAGIDSDKFEGWILFDLEKGNIMESSAETQRVMSISEGAKTMKVKTGLTMQYAVQYQ, from the coding sequence GTGAAATTGTCGAATGAGATGTCCCTCGGTGAGAAAAAGCTCAGGATTTCCATGGATATGATGATGGAAGGCCTCATGAAAGTGAAGGAAATAAGCAAGGAGGGCGTGGCTTCCTTTGACATGAGCTTCACAAGGATTACGATGAACTGCACGGAGCCCTCGCCGGTCTCTTTCGATTCCGATAATGATGCCGATATGAAGAACCCGCAATTCACCTCATTGTCGCTGATAACCGGTAAGGACATCCCTGTGAAAGTGACAGACCGGGGAGAAGTCAAAGAGATAGATATGCAGGTTTTCTACAAGGCTCTTGAAAGCGGCATTGATACCGCGATGAAAGACAAGCTCCGTGAGAATATTGAATACATGACCAAGAGCTCCTTTATTCAGTTGTGTCGCGATCCTGTCAAGGCCGGCGATACCTATGACGCGGGAGTAATCGTGCAGCCCCTGGCAAAGATTGGGGAGATAAGCACAAGCGTGAGCTACAGGATCCTTTCAGTTTCAGGAGATAAAAAGCAGGCAGTGATAAAGCCCATATGCAGGAGCAGCCTGAAGGTGGCTTCTTCAGGGCCGGTGAAAGCAGGCATTGATTCTGATAAATTTGAGGGATGGATATTGTTTGACCTTGAGAAGGGAAATATCATGGAATCATCGGCGGAAACACAGAGGGTGATGTCAATTTCCGAAGGTGCGAAGACTATGAAGGTAAAGACTGGCCTGACCATGCAATATGCTGTACAATACCAGTGA
- a CDS encoding lmo0937 family membrane protein — protein sequence MLWTIFAILAVLWLLGMVSGVTVGGFIHVLLVVAIVVFLVRVIQGRRAV from the coding sequence ATGCTCTGGACAATATTTGCGATACTTGCCGTACTCTGGCTGCTTGGCATGGTCAGCGGCGTCACAGTGGGCGGATTCATTCATGTTTTGCTTGTCGTCGCGATTGTGGTCTTTCTGGTCAGAGTCATCCAGGGGCGAAGAGCCGTATGA
- a CDS encoding type II toxin-antitoxin system prevent-host-death family antitoxin has translation MISVTFSELRNNAKKYIDAVEKGEIIEVYRRGKPVAMLTPISRRSSVWWKKSSPLNLSGIALSGIIIAQREERP, from the coding sequence ATGATCTCGGTCACTTTTTCTGAGCTGCGCAACAATGCAAAGAAATATATTGATGCCGTGGAAAAGGGTGAGATAATAGAAGTGTACAGGAGGGGGAAGCCTGTTGCGATGCTGACGCCGATAAGCCGGAGGTCTTCGGTATGGTGGAAAAAGAGCTCCCCGCTGAATTTGAGCGGCATTGCACTGAGCGGCATCATAATCGCCCAGCGCGAGGAGCGCCCATGA
- a CDS encoding bifunctional UDP-sugar hydrolase/5'-nucleotidase: MKRIVPALLVPVLFMLLSCCPLRAGGQIELLILHTNDFHGSLLPVSDIHIAPPPAKIGGAAFIAGKIRELKNGNAGRTVLVDSGDCATGTALSNAFYGIPVIEYMNLAGYDAMALGNHEFDWGVGKLMAMRTHAKFPFLAANLIDRRTGKVPPYAQPYSIVEKEGVKIGLVGLITMNTTILQNPNRIKNLLFLPPEEPARKAIEELHRKGVRIILVLSHLGVEDDKALARKVPGIACIIGGHSHTALQQPLKVDETVIVQTGCHGSSLGKVKLILDSDSGSVKSFAGELIPVIDSIILPDKEVEAMVAPYQKKIQASMDEVLGTAEGDLLNEPLGDTESTPLGNFITDALRITCKADMALYKSDGIRTDILKGAIRKGDLYQVLPYDNKVIKAELTGREIRGMLELIVESPFLTQVSGLRVLYHGSKQKGERIEAFLPGGEPLADERSYCLATTDYLFYLNMVGGGFDVLKKKHRSELFSREIVERYITKQKKVVPSREGRVKKLP; this comes from the coding sequence ATGAAAAGGATTGTGCCGGCCCTTCTTGTTCCTGTACTCTTTATGCTGCTCTCATGCTGCCCTCTCCGGGCAGGCGGGCAGATTGAGCTTCTCATACTCCACACCAATGATTTCCACGGCTCCCTGCTCCCTGTGAGCGATATCCATATCGCTCCCCCGCCTGCGAAGATTGGCGGCGCCGCCTTCATAGCCGGAAAAATAAGGGAGCTTAAGAATGGGAACGCCGGCCGCACCGTGCTTGTGGACAGCGGCGACTGCGCCACGGGGACTGCCCTTTCCAACGCCTTTTACGGCATTCCCGTCATTGAGTATATGAATCTCGCCGGCTACGATGCCATGGCCCTGGGAAACCATGAGTTTGACTGGGGGGTGGGAAAGCTCATGGCCATGCGCACGCATGCGAAATTCCCCTTCCTGGCCGCAAATCTCATCGACAGAAGGACAGGAAAAGTCCCTCCCTATGCACAGCCTTACTCAATTGTTGAAAAAGAGGGTGTGAAGATCGGCCTCGTGGGACTCATCACAATGAATACCACAATCCTGCAGAATCCCAACAGGATAAAAAATCTCCTCTTTCTTCCCCCTGAAGAGCCCGCCAGGAAGGCAATCGAAGAGCTTCACCGGAAAGGTGTCAGGATAATCCTGGTGCTCTCGCACCTGGGCGTCGAGGACGACAAGGCGCTGGCCCGCAAAGTCCCCGGCATCGCCTGCATCATTGGCGGCCACAGCCACACCGCCCTGCAACAGCCCCTGAAAGTTGATGAGACAGTGATTGTCCAGACCGGCTGCCACGGAAGCTCTCTCGGGAAAGTGAAGCTCATCCTGGACAGCGACTCCGGCAGCGTCAAGAGCTTCGCCGGAGAATTGATCCCTGTAATCGACAGCATTATCCTGCCCGATAAAGAGGTCGAGGCCATGGTGGCGCCTTACCAGAAAAAAATCCAGGCCTCCATGGATGAAGTCCTGGGGACCGCCGAGGGCGATCTGCTCAATGAGCCCCTGGGGGATACGGAAAGCACCCCCCTGGGCAACTTCATCACTGACGCTCTTCGCATCACCTGCAAGGCCGATATGGCACTCTACAAATCGGACGGCATACGGACAGATATCCTGAAGGGGGCCATCAGGAAAGGTGACCTCTACCAGGTCCTCCCCTATGACAACAAGGTCATCAAGGCAGAGCTCACCGGCAGGGAGATCCGGGGGATGCTCGAATTGATTGTCGAATCGCCCTTTCTCACCCAGGTCTCAGGCCTCAGGGTGCTCTATCATGGCAGCAAACAAAAGGGAGAGAGAATCGAGGCCTTCCTCCCCGGCGGCGAGCCTCTCGCCGATGAAAGAAGCTACTGCCTTGCAACTACGGATTATCTTTTTTACCTCAACATGGTTGGCGGCGGGTTCGATGTGCTGAAGAAGAAGCACCGCAGCGAGCTTTTTTCCCGGGAAATCGTGGAACGCTACATTACAAAGCAGAAGAAGGTCGTGCCGTCACGGGAGGGCAGGGTGAAGAAGCTGCCCTGA
- a CDS encoding STAS domain-containing protein, with product MAYKEVGEELAAGEMMLAMRKHDKVIVLEIMGDVDIHSAKYLGRELEKLICKEKHILLNLLKTCYMDSIGLSLLIAFHKKQREKGNFFGLCSPQSSMKRMLSIAKLYGFLLIFENEVDALCAFSEGH from the coding sequence ATGGCGTACAAAGAAGTGGGCGAAGAATTAGCGGCTGGAGAAATGATGCTTGCCATGAGAAAGCATGATAAGGTAATCGTGCTGGAAATCATGGGTGATGTGGATATACATAGTGCAAAATATCTGGGCAGGGAGCTCGAGAAGCTGATATGCAAAGAAAAACATATCCTCTTGAATTTATTGAAGACCTGCTACATGGATAGTATAGGTCTTTCTCTTCTCATTGCTTTCCATAAAAAGCAGCGTGAAAAAGGAAATTTTTTCGGCCTGTGCTCTCCTCAAAGCTCTATGAAAAGAATGCTCAGCATTGCAAAGCTCTATGGATTCCTCTTGATTTTCGAGAACGAAGTTGATGCCCTTTGCGCATTCTCGGAAGGTCACTAG